The genomic region CCTAATACATATTCTTCCGGACTACCATCGAAAAAACTTCCGGCATTTGTAAAAATGAGTTTATCTATTTTCTCAATAACTAATACACGAGAATTAGCACTATAATCTTGATGTGCAATTGCATTGTGTAATGCTTCAAGAATAACCCTTGTATCATACTTATTAACTTCGGTTGCAAGTAATTCATCAGTCGGAAAGAATTTATACTTTACATTTCTGATTTGCTTTAACAGATTAGTTGTGTTGATAAGCAAAGGCGGTGCAAAATGTTCATATGCTTTTTCTTCTGTTTCTAACTTCCAACTAATTTCAGCAACAGCAGGTAATATGTAATGAATACTTTCAGGTTTGCCGAGTAGTAAAATTGCAGTATTTGTAATTTTACCGTCAATCGTAATTCGGGCTTTATCAAGAAAAGTAATTGTATCCCAGTTATCAATTTCGGAATAAAACTGTTGATTACGTGATTTCTCTTTAAATTTTTGCAGAGCAAGTTGAACTGCATTTTCATCTAAATTATTTACTGTTGCATGTTCAATTATTTTTGCCGACCAATCTTCAAGCGAGTTGTATATCGTTCTCACATATTCCGGATAATTTCTTAAATCTGTTTTTTGACTGTTTATACGTATAAACGGTTTCTTTTGAAAATTAACGGGTTGAGATACTGCCGCAGGCATACGAAATATGACAATTTGTTTTGATTGATATTCAAATTCAAAAATCTCAAAATTAATTTTAGGATATATTCCTACACGCAACCAAAGTTCATAATCTTGATTACCGATTTTAAACTGTGAGGGTTTAAAATTTGTTCCTACAATATTTTGTGTTTCATCTTCAATACCGAGAATCAAATAGCCAAAATCATTATTTGAAATTGTTGCTCCGTTTGATAAAGCTGAAATATATTCGCCTATACCTTTGGGGGTAACACTTGCCCTTTTTTCTGCAACATTGGTTTTAAATTCTAACCAAGTTTGCTCACCTTCTGTTTGCAGTAGTTTTTCGAGGAGCTTATGTAGGTTTTCTGTTGTCATTATATTTTGCTTTGAATTCTGTTGTGTTATTTTCTGTGTTGAAATTGCTCATGTTTTGGTTGCTTTTTTAATATTGATTGGTATTTGTTATATTAAACATAGATAGTTCCGTAAAAATCGAAAAACTATGAAATAATGTTTCAATATCAATTTCAATTTGATAATCACTAATAAGTTTAGGTATATTTCCCGGAAAATATGATAAACTATAAAATGAATTGATGCTTTTAACTTTTCCTAAAATAGCATTGTATAATATTAGATATATATTTTCATTAATAGATTTATTATCAAACATTTTATAAACCTCTAAATCAGCTAATGCAGAATACCAACCATCTGAAAAGTCTGCAATTTCATGGCATTTTAAGCCCTTTTTTAGAATAAATTCTTTATCCTTTACATTTAATATTCCATGATTATAATGTGATTCACTACTATTATTTACTGTCTCTTTATTATCGCTTGGACTAAACTCAATAATATCAATATTTTCATTCCTTATTTTTTCTATAAATGGATGAAATTTAGAAATACGAACACTATATTTTATGAAATTTAAAATGTTTTTCAAATCAGGAAATCTGTTTGAACTAACAACATTCTGTATTTCCTTGAATTCAATCTGTTTATTATGGCGATGGTATTTTAAAATCTCATTTAAAGCGTAATTGAAAATATTATCCGGAAATGAATTTATATACTCATTTGGTAAATCAAACCAAGAAATCCTCAAATCCTCAATGTTGAAATTTTCAACTATAAATGAAATTATTTTAGGAGAATGTTGAATTATGTAATCTGCCAATAATTCACGATAACCTTTTTCAGAAACTTCTTGAATTGAGTTTATAAGTATGCAAGAGTCTAATTTATTTACAAATCCCTTTTGTTCAAACACTCTCAATGCAGAGTCAATGTTAGATAAAGAGTAGTCTTTTCTTTGATAATATTTTGTCCAAAACAATGATATATTTGAAATGTCGATTTTCCTATTTTCATGTAAAGATAAACGAATGAAATTTAATATTTCATCCCTTAAATCAAAGCTGCCTAACTTATTATTTTTAAGTATAAAATCATTTAATGATAAATTACAATAATCATTTATGTTTGCCACGTTCCCAAATGCAAAAATATTACGTTTTGCGTCTTTAAAAGACCAGTTAGTGTATAAACTTTTTATATTATGCTTATAAAGAAAAGTATCTAAAATTGAGTTTGCTTCTTCTCCTTTTGAATGAACATGTTTTTCAATAGATTTGTATATATCAGTATATTTACCATGATTTTTTTTGTGAATAAAAACATTTTCAAAAATGTAAGATAGTGTTTCTTTTAACTCATACTCACTTTTGTTTTTTAATAATTCTTCAATTTGTTTATCAGAAAGTTGTTTATTATGTTTTTGAAAATAAGTCCTTTCTTCTTCAATTTCTTTGTTTAGCTCATTATAAAAAAAACGTGTGTCGAAATAATCATCACTTGTTATGTTATAAAGTAAATCAGGATTATTTGTTTGAACATAATACAGCATAGCAAATAAATACTTTGAACTTGTTATATCTTCATCGCTGTAACTATTAAATAATAATACTTTTACATAAGTGTAAAGAAATGAATTTAATGTTGATACATGGTCTCTGCTGACAATGTTGATTATTAGTGATAAATCATAG from Bacteroidales bacterium harbors:
- a CDS encoding putative DNA binding domain-containing protein gives rise to the protein MTTENLHKLLEKLLQTEGEQTWLEFKTNVAEKRASVTPKGIGEYISALSNGATISNNDFGYLILGIEDETQNIVGTNFKPSQFKIGNQDYELWLRVGIYPKINFEIFEFEYQSKQIVIFRMPAAVSQPVNFQKKPFIRINSQKTDLRNYPEYVRTIYNSLEDWSAKIIEHATVNNLDENAVQLALQKFKEKSRNQQFYSEIDNWDTITFLDKARITIDGKITNTAILLLGKPESIHYILPAVAEISWKLETEEKAYEHFAPPLLINTTNLLKQIRNVKYKFFPTDELLATEVNKYDTRVILEALHNAIAHQDYSANSRVLVIEKIDKLIFTNAGSFFDGSPEEYVLGEKTPEKYRNTWLTKAMVNLNMIDTVGYGIHTMYIEQRKRFFPLPDYSNSKDNKVILEIYGHAIDENYSLLLMNRSDLSLPSVILLDRVQKKLPIPQQEANNLRKEGLIEGRKPNYYVTAKIAEKTNIKADYIKTRGFDDKYFKDMIIEYLTKFKKASKSDIYELIYDKLPDILNDKQKLNKIKNLLYSLSKKEGRIINKGSNRIAKWELI